The following DNA comes from Silurus meridionalis isolate SWU-2019-XX chromosome 14, ASM1480568v1, whole genome shotgun sequence.
AACCCACATTTTTGCCTTCTGATAACACGgctgagacacagagacacacgaGTCCACTCATTACCAAAATAATGCTTGAAATAACCAGTAAAAAGATCTAGCACAAAAATGTGgataataataagataatatatagataataaacaaatgaatgaactaTTTAAATCTGGCTCTCGATCGTCTCTCAGACTTGTGGATTGTTCACACATTAAATTTTCTGTCCACATGGTACAGATTGGGAACAGCAGAGTCAAATTAACCCCGGGTGACCCCCCCCCACCCTGAGTTTTAAgtgtgacctctgacctcttcccAGCGATGACAGGGGGGGGCGTTGTCTCTGCAGCAGGAGATTGGGGGTGATCCCTGCAGTCGGTTCCAGTCGGTGTGGTTGCTCACGCCACAGCATTTAAACTGCACAAGACACAAAAGGAAACCATTTAAACCTTTTTCATCTTAAagacggaggaagagaaaagtgAAATCCCTCTTACGATTTTCTGCATGCTGTCCCACGACTTCGTCAGAGCCTCGTTACTGCCGTAATGCTTCATGCCCTCCAGCAGGTCCTCCTTCGCTTTTTGGTCGAACTGAAAACCCCggaaaacaaatatttcatttaacaaacaaattctGACATTTATTGGCTGGtcaattgattgattgattgattgattgattgattgattgattgattgaccaATACAtgaaaaacatatacatttgtgtACTTACTTtcttgttacatttttaatttcctAAATTTCTTAATCAAttactttatttgtttaattgattGTTTACTTTTCTGAGAGAATTTCAATAGAACCACTTGAGAAACCATAGTAATGAAGTACTgttgaatattttgtgtgtgtgtgtgtgtgtgtgtgtgtgtgtatttgtttgtttgtgtgtgtgtgtgtgtgtgtgtttgtttgtgtttgtgtgtgtttgtttgtttgtttgtgtgtgtgtgtgtgtgtgtgtgtgtgtgtgtgtgtgtttgtgtgtgtgtttgtgtgtgtgtgtgtgtatgtgtgtgtgtgtgtgtgtgtgtgtgtgtgtgtgtgtgtgtgtgtgtgtgtgtgtgtgtttgtttgtttgtgttgtgtgtgtgtgtgtgtgtgtgtgtgtgtgtgtgtgtgtgtgtatttgtttgtttgtgtgtgtgtttgtgtgtgtgtgtgtgtgtgtttatgtgtgtgtgtgtgtgtgtgtgtgtttgtgtttgtttgttgtgtgtgtgtgtttgtgtttatttatgtgtgtgtgtttgtatgtgtgtgtgtgtgtgtgtgtgtgtgtgtgtgtgtgtgtgtgtgtgtgtgtttgtgttgtgtgtgtgtgtgtgtgtgtgtgtgtgtgtgtgtgttgtgtgtgtgtgtttgtatgtgtgtgtgtatgtgtgtgtgttatgtgtgtgtgtgtatatgtgtgtgtgtatgtgtgtgtgtgtgtgtgtttgtgtatgtgtgtgtgtgtgtgtgtgtttgtgtggtgtgtgtgtgtgtgtgtgtgtgtgtttgtttgttgtgtgtgtgtgtgtgtatatatatatatgtgtgtgtgtgttatgtgtgtgtgtgtgtgtgtgtgtgtttgtgtgtgtgtgtgtgtgtgtgtgtgtgtgtgtgtgtgtgtgtgtgtttgtgtgtgtgtttgtgtggtgtgtgtgtgtgtgtgtgtttgtgtttgtttgtgtggtgtgtgtgtgtgtgtgtgtgtgtgtgtgtgtgtgtgtgtgtggtgtgtgtgtgtgtgtgtgtgtgtgtgtgtgtgtgtgtgtgtgtgtgagggttctACAGGTTCTCACCTCTCGGTGAAAGAGTCCCAGCACGAGGACGAGCACGGCTTCAGTCAGGAACAGCAACAGGAGGATCACGAAAAACTGAAAGAGAACAGATGAACCGTAAAGAACCCAGGAGAGCACCTGAGAAGAACCTCATCCTTTCTGTAGTGGCTGTGATGTCATCGCTCCACGCCATGCGGTCGGCTCACCGTCATCAGCAGACACCTCTGCTCTTTCAGAGCTCCCAGACAGCCCAGAAACCCCGTCACCATGGTAACGCCCCCGGCAACCAGCAGCAGGTTGGCCACGGAGAGCGACGGGAAGGAGAGCGGGAGGTGCGAGATCTCTACCTGGCGGAAGGAAAGCCACACCCCTACGCCAAACAAGCCACACCCACCCAGCTGTTAACGAGACAAACACAATTATCAGTaattccttttttctctttaattgggGCCCAAGTGCCGAAGATGAGCAGCTGCGCTTTTATTCATCCTTCTCTGATTATATTCTTATCCTTCCTCGAGTCCATGAACTCACCCAGAAGATAAGGTTGAAGATGAACATGAGGTATTTGACGCAACACAGACAGCCTCGAGACACGCCCATCCTGCAGGAGACGAGAGAGAGACGAGCTGCATCAGGACGAGCGAAACtcacaaacaccacaaacactcATCTGTTCATCCGTTTAAcctccttccttttcttctgtgtgtgtgtgtgtgtgtgtgtgtgtctcggcCTTCACTTTGTCTCTAGTGAAATTCCGTGACCTGCTCCACAAACAGGAAGTGCCTTTTTCCTGACAGGAAGTAACCAC
Coding sequences within:
- the tspan4b gene encoding tetraspanin-4, encoding MGVSRGCLCCVKYLMFIFNLIFWLGGCGLFGVGVWLSFRQVEISHLPLSFPSLSVANLLLVAGGVTMVTGFLGCLGALKEQRCLLMTFFVILLLLFLTEAVLVLVLGLFHREFDQKAKEDLLEGMKHYGSNEALTKSWDSMQKIFKCCGVSNHTDWNRLQGSPPISCCRDNAPPCHRWEEPCYQKAKMWVLDNITWVLGFGVCLGIVQILALAFSMLMYCQILRVEKYMD